In Eupeodes corollae chromosome 3, idEupCoro1.1, whole genome shotgun sequence, a single genomic region encodes these proteins:
- the LOC129949084 gene encoding ring canal kelch protein-like, translating into MISLSALLTKYTLGIMSNLSNNGGGQNSAAEGSMERGSCLLRYASQNSLDESSQKHIQRPNGKERTVGSYHNDMHTHRSFEAMNEMRKQNLLCDVTLVADETEIPAHKMVLASCSPYFYAMFTGFEESRQGRITLQGVDHRALELLVEYVYTSTVEVNEDNVQVLLTAANLLQLTDVREACCDYLQTQLDASNCLGIREFADMHGCVDLVNYADTYIEQHFNEVIQYDEFLNLHHDQVISLIKNDRISVPSEEKVYECVISWIRYDPTMRDRFTANLMEHVRLPFLSKEYITQRVDKESLLEGNLICKNLIIEALTYHLLPNDTKSTRTIPRKPVGLPKILLVIGGQAPKAIRSVECYDLREEKWYQAAEMPNRRCRAGLSVLGDKVYAVGGFNGSLRVRTVEVYDPATDGWSTCNSMEARRSTLGVAVLNGCIFAVGGFDGTTGLCSAEMFNPKTQEWRFISSMSTRRSSVGVGVVNGLLYAVGGYDGFSRQCLSSVERYNPETDTWSPVADMGARRSGAGVGVLNNILYAVGGHDGPLVRKSVEAYDPESNQWHSVADMSFCRRNAGVVAHDGLLYVVGGDDGTSNLGSFEVYSPDSDSWRILPTSMAIGRSYAGVCIIDKPMUMEEQGAIARQAITANGDDENSQAEGAAEGAVGYARSIAEGNNNIHAQQQQLQQQQNHPHYENIYESIEQYAAGDAVAAAPINNNNNNNNQQQPAANNAAGGGAGVIAAAPAAAAACVAIAPAEANHIENLDPNQQQQQIPQPMPQQGVPPQLQPQQAQAQVQIQIQQNNAQVAAAVINNLNQRSNGNGNNNNNSNNANPNNANNLNIGYRNDLYDRTNNSPAYDVPRSVRSGLGMRRNLQLDLHGLNRNRCGFGAGPSGTNSLKSGSAPPFYACRQRSFDDTESHHYYNMNYNPSLRYENIYEQIKDEPIYRNVNGGSARVYGRLNVIGHGIGRIERHLSSSCGNIDHYNLGGHYAVLGHSHFGTVGHIRLNTTSGVNGAPTAAGLAQQKDNNVKNSTSSFFSCLGGENSQSMNNIYRATGGGPGGQAAPKENSNTLHGPSSSNRPSTSAAAAACAATTSGTISRPTGAIPKMKPTSKLTPISNPPTAQTAPAQPIPQNATKTPSSPEHSSTLNRISKSSLQWLLVNKWLPLWIGQGPDCKVIDFNFMFSRNCDGCDYTTTDGTPVPIQQPLPQDIVRFNGRAEMHARRDPSGRPLKSTLSRLKESELPGRNRIEENNYENVHVHWQNGFEFGRSRDNQGVQGAQVAAEQSRPTLTRARSESPNFSQRIRKQRKDAKYSDPFKNYELNTENNTFKPRTSAARERSNGSFSLREDSSADEYQAAASIESVSIESESIEIAAAAVLIEAAPIVLAVPEEPLDPDGIVVVEEIDLPNDSTQD; encoded by the exons TTGCCTGCTCAGATATGCCAGCCAAAATTCATTGGATGAGAGCTCTCAAAAACACATTCAACGTCCAAATGGCAAAGAACGTACAGTTGGATCTTATCACAATGATATGCACACTCATCGTTCCTTCGAAGCAATGAATGAGATGAGAAA ACAAAATCTCTTGTGCGATGTTACACTTGTTGCCGATGAAACAGAAATTCCAGCTCATAAAATGGTTCTAGCTTCGTGTAGTCCATATTTCTATGCCATGTTCACTGGATTCGAAGAATCCCGTCAAGGTCGTATCACACTTCAAGGAGTCGACCATAGAGCATTGGAGCTGCTGGTAGAATACGTTTACACTTCGACTGTGGAAGTGAATGAGGACAATGTGCAAGTTCTCTTGACGGCAGCGAACCTCCTCCAGTTGACAGATGTTCGCGAGGCATGTTGCGACTATCTCCAGACACAACTGGATGCGAGTAATTGTTTAGGTATACGAGAATTTGCCGATATGCATGGATGTGTTGATTTGGTTAATTATGCCGACACATACATCGAACAGCATTTTAA cGAAGTAATTCAGTATGATGAATTCTTGAACCTTCATCACGATCAAGTCATAAGTCTGATAAAAAACGATCGAATTTCGGTACCAAGTGAGGAGAAAGTCTACGAATGTGTCATTTCCTGGATCCGCTATGATCCAACGATGCGCGATCGATTCACAGCCAATCTGATGGAACACGTTCGGCTGCCATTTCTCTCGAAGGAATACATAACTCAACGTGTTGACAAGGAATCGTTGCTCGAGGGAAACTTAATTTGCAAGAATCTAATAATCGAGGCTTTGACTTATCACTTGTTACCGAATGACACAAAGAGCACCAGGACCATTCCCAGGAAACCAGTGGGATTGCCAAAGATTCTGTTGGTTATTGGTGGACAGGCTCCGAAGGCCATACGATCGGTGGAGTGTTATGATTTGCGCGAAGAGAAGTGGTATCAAGCTGCCGAGATGCCAAACAGGAGATGTCG TGCTGGACTTTCGGTCCTCGGAGACAAGGTATACGCAGTTGGAGGATTCAATGGCTCACTGCGTGTGCGTACCGTCGAGGTCTACGATCCAGCCACCGATGGTTGGTCGACTTGCAACAGCATGGAAGCCAGACGTTCTACTCTCGGCGTGGCAGTTCTAAATGGCTGCATCTTTGCTGTTGGTGGCTTTGATGGCACCACGGGTCTCTGCAGTGCTGAAATGTTCAACCCCAAGACCCAAGAATGGCGCTTCATCTCCTCGATGTCAACTCGCCGTAGTTCCGTGGGAGTTGGTGTAGTGAATGGCCTCCTCTACGCCGTCGGAGGATATGATGGATTTTCTCGACAGTGTCTATCAAGTGTCGAACGCTACAATCCCGAAACTGATACTTGGTCGCCTGTCGCCGATATGGGTGCACGTCGTAGTGGTGCAGGAGTTGGTGTCCTCAACAACATCCTTTATGCAGTTGGTGGACATGATGGACCTCTGGTTCGCAAATCTGTGGAAGCCTATGACCCGGAATCGAATCAATGGCATTCGGTGGCTGATATGTCATTCTGCCGTCGCAACGCTGGCGTAGTCGCTCACGATGGACTTCTCTATGTTGTCGGAGGCGATGATGGAACTTCGAACTTGGGTTCATTTGAG GTCTACAGTCCAGATAGCGATAGCTGGAGAATTTTGCCAACTTCCATGGCCATCGGACGCAGTTACGCTGGTGTATGTATAATCGATAAGCCCATGTGAATGGAAGAGCAGGGTGCGATAGCACG TCAAGCAATAACAGCAAATGGTGATGATGAGAATAGCCAAGCCGAAGGGGCAGCTGAAGGTGCAGTTGGCTATGCACGTTCAATTGCCGAGGGTAACAATAACATCCAtgcccaacaacaacaacttcaacaacaacaaaatcatcCACACTATGAAAACATCTATGAGTCTATTGAGCAGTATGCAGCTGGtgatgctgttgctgctgctccaattaataacaacaacaacaataacaatcaGCAACAACCAGCTGCCAATAACGCTGCTGGTGGTGGTGCTGGTGTTATTGCTGCTgctcctgctgctgctgccgcttGCGTTGCTATTGCCCCTGCTGAAGCAAAtcatattgaaaatttggatccaaatcaacaacaacaacagataCCCCAACCAATGCCACAACAAGGTGTCCCACCACAACTCCAACCCCAACAAGCACAAGCCCAAGTCCAAATCCAAATCCAACAAAACAATGCACAAGTAGCTGCCGCTGTTATAAACAATCTCAATCAAAGATCCAACGGCAATggcaacaacaataacaactcCAACAATGCCAACCCCAACAATGCGAATAACTTGAATATTGGATACCGCAATGATCTGTACGACCGCACAAACAATTCTCCGGCGTATGATGTCCCCAGGTCAGTGAGAAGTGGCCTGGGAATGCGTCGGAATTTACAGCTTGACTTGCATGGCTTGAATCGAAATCGATGTGGATTCGGAGCAGGGCCATCTGGGACGAACAGTTTAAAGTCCGGATCAGCTCCTCCGTTTTATGCCTGCCGACAGAGGAGCTTCGACGATACCGAATCGCATCATTACTACAACATGAACTACAATCCCAGCCTGCGCTATGAGAACATCTACGAGCAAATCAAAGACGAGCCGATTTATCGCAATGTGAATGGTGGCTCTGCCCGTGTCTATGGAAGGCTGAATGTCATCGGTCATGGAATCGGACGCATTGAGAGGCACTTGAGCTCTTCCTGCGGCAATATCGATCATTACAATCTCGGTGGACACTATGCCGTGTTGGGCCATTCACATTTCGGAACTGTGGGACATATTCGTTTGAATACTACTTCAGGGGTGAATGGTGCTCCAACGGCAGCTGGTTTGGCACAGCAAAAGGACAATAATGTCAAAAATAGCACATCGTCGTTTTTCAGTTGCTTGGGCGGGGAGAATTCTCAGAGTATGAATAATATTTACAGAGCAACTGGCGGGGGGCCAGGTGGACAAGCTGCTCCAAAAGAAAACTCGAATACTTTGCATGGGCCAAGCTCATCGAACCGTCCTTCGAcatctgctgctgctgctgcttgtGCTGCAACGACCAGCGGAACCATATCACGACCAACAG gtGCAATTCCAAAAATGAAGCCAACATCCAAACTGACTCCTATTTCAAATCCGCCAACCGCTCAAACTGCTCCTGCACAACCGATCCCTCAAAATGCCACAAAAACTCCCTCGAGTCCAGAACATTCGAGTACTCTAAATCGCATATCAAAGTCATCACTTCAATGGCTGCTGGTGAATAAATGGCTACCCCTGTGGATTGGTCAAGGTCCAGACTGCAAGGTTATCGACTTTAATTTCATGTTCTCCCGGAACTGCGATGGTTGTGACTATACAACCACAGATGGCACACCAGTGCCAATTCAGCAACCTCTCCCGCAGGACATTGTTCGCTTTAACGGCCGCGCCGAAATGCATGCACGACGCGATCCAAGCGGGCGACCATTGAAGAGCACCCTCTCCAGACTCAAGGAATCGGAATTGCCCGGTCGAAATCGCATCGAGGAGAATAACTACGAGAATGTCCATGTCCACTGGCAGAATGGCTTTGAATTCGGTCGATCACGGGACAATCAAGGAGTTCAAGGAGCTCAAGTCGCCGCCGAACAGTCACGACCAACTCTGACACGCGCCCGATCCGAGAGTCCGAATTTCAGCCAACGAATACGCAAGCAACGTAAAGATGCTAAATACTCCGATCCATTCAAGAACTACGAACTAAATACCGAGAATAACACTTTCAAACCGAGAACATCGGCAGCAAGAGAGCGAAGCAACGGTTCATTCAGTTTGCGAGAGGATTCTTCCGCCGATGAGTATCAAGCAGCTGCGTCTATCGAGAGTGTTTCTATTGAATCAGAGAGCATCGAGATTGCCGCTGCTGCTGTTCTAATAGAAGCTGCTCCAATAGTCCTCGCAGTACCCGAGGAACCCCTCGATCCCGATGGAATCGTGGTTGTTGAAGAAATCGATCTGCCGAACGATTCGACTCAAGACTAA